The window CGGCTCCTGGTCTCTATGTCTGGATGGCGGTCCCGCGCTTGACTGCTGGCGAAGATCCGCCAACAGCCACGCTGCCGGGCCCACCGCCCGTAGTCGTTTTTTGCCATGGCAGGTCTCCTGACTCGCGGACATGGGACAACCGGCCTTCCCGGAGTGATCCAGTGGCTTCATCAGTCGATCCGACCGCTTACAGTTGCGGGGGCAGTGCCGGCTTTTCACCGACTTCCCTTTTCACCTCTGACGGATGTCATTGGCACCATAGCCACATCACTTAGCCATCCAAGCGGGTATAATGTCAATATGTGGTGTCGGGACCAAGGAAATTTTCTGGGGACAATGCTGCCGCGTCCAGTGATTCCAATGCTTTGCAATTCAGGATCCCGTGTGGGTCAGACCGCCGCGCTGGTCAAGCCTTCAGGGCGGGGTTGAAAATGTCGTTTCAAGGCTTCGTTGCCTTTGAAAATTTCGGGGGCGTCCCTGATCTGCAAAGCAGGAATGAAAAAAATGTTGATAATTTCATTTCCGGTGGCAAGATCGATATTCGATGAAGAGGGAGTGATTCGTGACTTCTGGTGCTGATCTGCGGACATTGAGAAAGAGCCGCGCCTTGACCCTGGCGCAGCTCGCCGAAGCCATGGGCCGGTCCCTGGGCTGGATGTCGCAAGTCGAACGCGATGTCTCGCGGATCAGTGCCGAGGATTTGGCCAAGCTGGCACAGATCCTTGATGTGGCGCCGTCGCTGCTGATCCAGCCCAAGGCCGAGACGCCACGGGAAGAAGGCCGTATCGTTCGGGCTGACCGCCGCCGTTCGCTCGGACACCGTCATGACGGGTTGATCGAAGCGCTGATCTCTCCGGACCTGACCGACAGTTTCGAAATCGTCCATTCGACCTTCCTGCCCGGGAAGGCGCTGCCCGAGCCTGTGCATCGCGAGACGCAGGAAGTCGGCTTCATGTTGTCGGGACGGCTGGATCTCAGCTTCGGCGACCAGAAATTCACCGTGGGTCCGGGGGACAGTTTCCGGATCCGTAACGAGCCCTATCTCTGGGCAAATCCCTATCGTGAAACCGCAGTGGCACTGTGGGTAATTTCGCCGCCGATCTACTAGAAAGGACCTTCGACGTCGCAATGTGCCAACATAGGAATCCATGATCATCATTGTTCCGCGGGGATCGGCGTCTGGCCGAAGATTCGCGGAGGATTCTGATCACCCCGCAGCCATGTGATGGAGGGTCATACCCTTCCGCGATCAGGCTTTGCGCGGACCCTGAACATCAATCAGATCGCCGGCTCAACCGGCGGCGTTTCAATGACCTCGACCAGGATTCCCGGGGCTGATGAGTCATGCCAACAGAGGAAAGAACAGAATGAAGCGAACAAAAGCCATCAGTGGTCTGTTGTCCCTGATTTCGCTGGGGATGGTGTCTCCTGCATTTGCACAGGACGCTGTAACGGTGGCCTATTTCCAGGAATGGCCGATGCCGTTCCAATATGCCAAGGCCAAGGGGCTGTACGAGGAAAAGCTGGGCGTTCCGGTCAATTGGGTTGCCTTTGATTCGGGTACCGCGATGTCGGCCGCCATGGCGGCCGGAGATGTGCAGATCGCCATAAGTCAGGGGGTGCCTCCCTTTGTGGTGGCGGTTTCGGCGGGGCAGGATCTCGAGGTTGTCGATATTGCCGCCTCCTATTCCGACAATGACAATTGTGTTGTCGCTTCGCGGCTGGAAATCGACAAGGACAGCGCGGGCGAACTGACGGGCAAACGCGTGGCGCTGCCCGTGGGGACCATCGCCCATTACGGTTTCCTGCAGCAGATGGAGCATTTCGGTGTCGATCCGGCCTCCATGACCATCGTGGACATGGCCCCGGCCGAGGCGGCTGCGGCCTTTGGCCAGGGCAGCATCGACATGGCCTGTGGCTGGGGCGGTGCGCTGGACCGGATGAAGGCCGAGGGCAATGTGCTGCTGAGCGGGGAAGAAAAGGAAGAGGCAGGTATTCTGGCCTTCGACCTGACGACGACCTCGGCCCGGTTCGCTGCAGAGAATCCAAAGCTTCTGGCGGATTTCCTTGCGGTGACCGCGGATGCCAATGCGATGTGGAACGCTGGCGACAAGCGTGACGAGATGCTGCCGGTGATAGCCCAGGATGCCGGCATGGACGAGGCTTCTGCGGCTGCCGTCATCGACAATTTCAAGTTTCTTTCGCCCGAAGAGCAACTTTCCGAGACCTGGTTGGGCGGACGCGTTGCAAGCTATTTCAGTGGCGTGGCGGCGATGTTTCACGAGCTTGGGAACCTTCCCTCGGCGTTGCCCAGCTACGCTGAATTCATCGACACGTCGGCGCTTTCTGATGTGTCTGGCCGCTGACGCTTGGTGGAAGGCGTTTGGTGCCTTCCGTTTCTGCCATGGCAAAAAGGAGATGGCCCCATGTCCGGCCTGATGCTGAAGAATATCTCGATGCGTTTTGATCTTGCCAACGGCTCGCATGTGCAGGCGTTGCAGGATGTCTCGCTGGATCTGAAACCCGGGCAGCTCTTGTCGGTGCTTGGGCCTTCGGGCTGCGGGAAATCGACGCTTCTGAACATCATCGCGGGTTTTCTGGCGCCCACGGGCGGCCAGATCACGCTGAACGGCCATGCGGTGACCGGGCCGGATGCCGAACGCGGCGTGGTGTTCCAGAAGGGCGCGCTGTTTGAATGGATGAACGTTCGGGACAATGTGTCCTTCGGGCCGCGCATGGCGGGCCAGCGCGAGGCCGAATATGGCGCCCATGTCGATCACCTGATCGAAGTGGTGGGTCTGCAGGATTTCCGTGAAAAGGCGATCTACGAGCTGTCGGGCGGGATGCAGCAGCGCGTCGCGCTGGCGCGCTGTCTGGCCAATGATCCCGATGTCATCCTGATGGACGAGCCCCTGGGCGCGCTGGATGCGCTGACGCGGGAAAAGATGCAGGCGATGGTGCTGAACCTGTGGAAGGAGACCGGCAAGACGGTGATCCTGATCACCCATTCGGTCGAAGAGGCCCTGCTTCTGGGCGAGCGTCTGATCGTCATGGCCCCGCGTCCGGGGCGTATCTACAAGGAATATCACCTTCCCTTTGCGGATCAGGGCGTTGGCAATGACCTGCGCGAGATCAAGAAGCTGCCGGAATTCGGCGCCCGGCGCGAAGAGATCCTGTCGATGATCTGGAACATGGAAGAGGAAATCATGGGTCGTCAGGGGGCAGCGGCATGACCGGTTTTGCAATTCTTCTGGTCTATGCGGGCCTGTTTGCGGGCTCGGCCCTTGTGGTCGGGCTGATCCGTCGCGCCCATGGCCGGCGCAATGACTTCACCAGCCTGAAGACCGTGACCTTCGGGGATGAAAGCGCGATCCGTCCGGACCGGGCGGCCTCGATCATCTCGATCCTGGTGGTGTTCCTGCTGTGGGGGGCGTTCACGGGGTCGAAGCTGGTGCCCTTCCACGTGCCGGGGCCGTTTCTGGGGGAAACCTCGTTCAGCTATGAGGCGCGGACCGACAGCGGTCAGATGCAATCGGGCAGGGTGGTCGTCTATGCCGGTGTCGAGGCCCCGGCCGAGCCTGCGGGTGATGGCGCCGTGGTGGCCAGCGTGCCGCGCGGGCGCGATCAGCTGATCCGTCTTCCCGAGGGGGCGCAGGCGGTCTCGGTGGACGGGCGTGAGATCACGCCGGGCGAGACGCTGGATGTGGCCCATGGCACGGTCTCGATGACGGGCAAGGGCACGCTGAGCTTCTCGGCGGACAAGGGCCTGCAGATGGAACCGATCTGGCTGCCCTCGCCCGAGGCGGTGGCGGGCCGCTTTGTCGAGATCGCCAAGTCGGGTTATCAGAACTTTACCCTGTGGGAGCATCTGGGGGCCTCGCTGATGCGGGTTCTGGCGGGTTTTGCGCTGGGATCTCTGGTGGGCATCCCGCTTGGCTATGCGATGGGCCTGTCGGGCTGGTTCCGGGGCTGGTTCGATCCGATCGTCGAGTTCATGCGGCCGGTGCCGCCGCTTGCGCTGATCCCGCTGGTGATCATCTGGTTCGGGATCTGGGAGACGGGCAAGGTTGTGCTGCTGTTCCTTGCGGCGCTGTGGGTGATGACGATCGCGGCGCGAGCCGGCGTGTCGGGGGTGAATATCACCAAGGTGCATGCGGCCTATTCCCTGGGGGCGTCGAAATGGCAATTGCTGCGCCATGTGATCCTGCCCAATTCCCTGCCCGAGATCTTTACCGGGGCGCGTGTGGCCATGGGCGTCTGCTGGGGCACGGTGGTCGCGGCGGAACTGGTGGCCGCGCAGATGGGCGCGGGCATGATGATCATCGCCGCCTCCAAGTTCCAGCTCACCGATATCGTCCTCATGGGAATCATCCTCATCGGAATCATCGGATACGGTATCGACGTCCTCATGAGACTCGCAGAGCGAAAACTCGTCCCGTGGAAAGGACAAAGCTGACGCTGTGCCGCGGCATCCGACATCATGTCCAAGGAGCAAGAATGGATATCATTGATTTTTCCGACGAACCGCTGGAGAGCAGCCAGCGCCGTCTTGCCGATCTTCCTGACCGCGTCGTCGAAGGCGACCCGCAACACCAGACCGAGCTGCATTTCCGCAGTCCGGACGGGGCGTTGATCGCGGGAACCTGGACCTCGACCCCGGGAAAATGGCATGCCTTCACGGATCGTGACGAGTTTTGCCACATCATTTCGGGACGCTGTGCCTTGATTTCCAGTGACGGCAAGCGACGCGAGTTCGTGGCCGGTCAGTCCTTTCTGATCCCCAATGGTTTCAGGGGCTATTGGGAGATCATCGAAACGACGACAAAGCACTTCGTCATCCGCGAACATTGAGCCTTTGCTGCACCGCGCGGCCTCTGGCGACGGAAATCCGTGTTTCCTCCGCCCCGATTTTTTCCGGGGCGGAGGTTTTGCGTTCGCGATCTGACACCGGCAGATGGCGATTCAGATAAAATGAAAAAAATGGCAAAAATTTCATTGCCAGATTGTGAAGAATCGGTCACTATTTTCATATGCGATGAAAGGTCAGACCTGCAGGCGCAACAAGGCAAGGGTAGCATGCCAATGGCAGAGAACGACTCTATCGCTGCTTTTTATCCCCTTCACGACCCCGCCATGGCGGTTCGGGTCATCTCTTCCCCTTTTATGAGGTCTTGAAATGGTTCTTCCTTCTACGGCGCGCGTGGTCATCATTGGTGGCGGGGTGGTGGGCGTTTCGGCGCTGTATCATCTGGCCAAGGCTGGCTGGAGCGATTGCCTCCTGCTTGAAAAGAACGAACTGACGGCGGGCTCGACCTGGCATGCGGCAGGAAACTGTCCGAACTTTGCGGCAAACTACAGCGTCATGAACATGCAGCGCTACGGGTTGGCGCTGTATCGCAAGCTGGCGGAAGAGGTGAATTATCCAATCAACTATCACGTGACCGGCGCGATCCGTCTGGCCCACAGCCACAAACGCATGATGGAATTCGAACGCGTGCGGGGCATGGCGGCCCATATGGGGCTGACCATGGACATGTGCACGCCCGAGGAACTCCAGCAACATTTTCCCTTCATGGAGACCCATGATCTGGAAGGCGGTCTGTGGGATCCGCTGGATGGCGATATCGATCCCAGCCAGGTGACTCAGGCTCTGGCAAAAGGGGCACGGGCCCATGGGAGAACGATCGCGCGTTTTACCCCGGCAACTGGCGTCAGCCGCAAGGATGGCGAATGGGTCGTGCATACCGAAAAGGGCGATATCCGCTGCGAATATGTGGTGAATGCGGCGGGCTATTACGCCGCGCGGGTGGGCGAATGGTTCCTGCCTCATGGCGGCCGCGAAGTGCCGCTGACCGTGATGAGCCACCAGTATTTCCTGACCGAAGCCATCCCCGAGGTTGCCGCATGGACAAAGGAACACGGTCGCAAGCTGCCGATGCTGCGCGATGTGGACAGTTCATATTACCTGCGGCAGGACACGCATTCGCTGAACCTCGGGCCATATGAACTCAATTGCCAGGCCGCCTGGGTCACGGAAAACGACCAGATGCCCGAGGACTTCAGCTTCCAGCTGTATCCCGACGATCTGGATCGGCTGGAATGGTATATCGAGGATGCCATGGCGCGGGTGCCGCTGTTGGGCACGCAGGGAGTTCAGCGCAATATCAACGGCCCGATCCCCTACGCCCCTGACGGCTTGCCGATGATCGGCCCGATGCCGGGCGTGCCAAATGCCTTCGAGGCACACAGCTTTACCTTCGGCATCGCGCAGGGCGGCGGCGCCGGCAAGGTGTTGTCGGAATGGATCATGCATGGCCATACCGAATGGGACATGTGGTCGGTCGATCCGCGCCGCTTCACCGGCTATGCCGATGCGTCTTATTCGCTTGGCAAGGCGCTGGAAACCTATGGGCACGAATATGCGATGCATTTCCCGCATCACGAATGGCCGGCCGAGCGCAACCGCCGGCTGTCGCCCAACCATGACCGACTGGTCGCGGATGGCGGGCAGATGGGCGCCTATAACGGCTGGGAACGCGCGAACTGGTTTGCCCGGCCCGGCGACGACACCTCGGAAGAGGCAACGCTGACCTGGGACCGCAATGGCCCATGGGAGCCGCGCATCAAGGCCGAGGTCGAGGCCGTGCGCGACGGGGTCGGGGTGATCGATCTCTGCGGGTTCTCGCGCTTTGATCTGCAGGGGGACGGCGCGGCCGAATTCCTGCGCGGGCTGATCGCGGGCGGATTGCCGAAGGTCGGGCGGATGAACCTGATCTATTTCCCCGATGATCGCGGTCGCGTGCTGACAGAGATGTCATGTATCCGCCATGGCGACGACAGCTTTACCCTGATGACTGCCGCCGTGGCGCAATGGCATGATTTCGACATGCTGTCGCAAAAGCTGCCCGAAGGCGTGAACTTGACGGATCGCACCGAGGAGGTGACCTCGATGCTGGTGACCGGGCCAAAGTCGCGTGATCTGCTGGCGGGCCTCTCGGATGCGGATCTGTCGCTTGGCTGGCTGAGCCATCAGAATGCCACCGTGGCTGGCAAACCCGCGCTGCTGGCGCGTGTCTCCTTTGCCGGTGAACTGGGGTGGGAGGTTCACGCCGATCCGGCCGAGGCCGCCCATATCTACGATGCGATCCGTGATGCAGGGGCTGTGCCCTTTGGCATGTATGCGCTGAACTCGATGCGGATCGAAAAGGGCTATCTGACCTGGAAGGGTGATCTGTCCAGCGACTACAGCCTGCTGGAAACCGGTCTGGACCGCTTTGTCCGCCTGGACAAGCCGCAGGACTTCCCGGGCAAGGCCGCCCTTCAGGCCGAGGCCAAGAAAGGCCCCTCACGCAGGTTGTGCACCTTGATCGCGCAGCC of the Paracoccus seriniphilus genome contains:
- a CDS encoding helix-turn-helix domain-containing protein, which gives rise to MTLAQLAEAMGRSLGWMSQVERDVSRISAEDLAKLAQILDVAPSLLIQPKAETPREEGRIVRADRRRSLGHRHDGLIEALISPDLTDSFEIVHSTFLPGKALPEPVHRETQEVGFMLSGRLDLSFGDQKFTVGPGDSFRIRNEPYLWANPYRETAVALWVISPPIY
- a CDS encoding ABC transporter substrate-binding protein yields the protein MKRTKAISGLLSLISLGMVSPAFAQDAVTVAYFQEWPMPFQYAKAKGLYEEKLGVPVNWVAFDSGTAMSAAMAAGDVQIAISQGVPPFVVAVSAGQDLEVVDIAASYSDNDNCVVASRLEIDKDSAGELTGKRVALPVGTIAHYGFLQQMEHFGVDPASMTIVDMAPAEAAAAFGQGSIDMACGWGGALDRMKAEGNVLLSGEEKEEAGILAFDLTTTSARFAAENPKLLADFLAVTADANAMWNAGDKRDEMLPVIAQDAGMDEASAAAVIDNFKFLSPEEQLSETWLGGRVASYFSGVAAMFHELGNLPSALPSYAEFIDTSALSDVSGR
- a CDS encoding taurine ABC transporter ATP-binding protein gives rise to the protein MSGLMLKNISMRFDLANGSHVQALQDVSLDLKPGQLLSVLGPSGCGKSTLLNIIAGFLAPTGGQITLNGHAVTGPDAERGVVFQKGALFEWMNVRDNVSFGPRMAGQREAEYGAHVDHLIEVVGLQDFREKAIYELSGGMQQRVALARCLANDPDVILMDEPLGALDALTREKMQAMVLNLWKETGKTVILITHSVEEALLLGERLIVMAPRPGRIYKEYHLPFADQGVGNDLREIKKLPEFGARREEILSMIWNMEEEIMGRQGAAA
- a CDS encoding ABC transporter permease, with product MTGFAILLVYAGLFAGSALVVGLIRRAHGRRNDFTSLKTVTFGDESAIRPDRAASIISILVVFLLWGAFTGSKLVPFHVPGPFLGETSFSYEARTDSGQMQSGRVVVYAGVEAPAEPAGDGAVVASVPRGRDQLIRLPEGAQAVSVDGREITPGETLDVAHGTVSMTGKGTLSFSADKGLQMEPIWLPSPEAVAGRFVEIAKSGYQNFTLWEHLGASLMRVLAGFALGSLVGIPLGYAMGLSGWFRGWFDPIVEFMRPVPPLALIPLVIIWFGIWETGKVVLLFLAALWVMTIAARAGVSGVNITKVHAAYSLGASKWQLLRHVILPNSLPEIFTGARVAMGVCWGTVVAAELVAAQMGAGMMIIAASKFQLTDIVLMGIILIGIIGYGIDVLMRLAERKLVPWKGQS
- a CDS encoding cupin domain-containing protein; this translates as MDIIDFSDEPLESSQRRLADLPDRVVEGDPQHQTELHFRSPDGALIAGTWTSTPGKWHAFTDRDEFCHIISGRCALISSDGKRREFVAGQSFLIPNGFRGYWEIIETTTKHFVIREH
- a CDS encoding GcvT family protein is translated as MVLPSTARVVIIGGGVVGVSALYHLAKAGWSDCLLLEKNELTAGSTWHAAGNCPNFAANYSVMNMQRYGLALYRKLAEEVNYPINYHVTGAIRLAHSHKRMMEFERVRGMAAHMGLTMDMCTPEELQQHFPFMETHDLEGGLWDPLDGDIDPSQVTQALAKGARAHGRTIARFTPATGVSRKDGEWVVHTEKGDIRCEYVVNAAGYYAARVGEWFLPHGGREVPLTVMSHQYFLTEAIPEVAAWTKEHGRKLPMLRDVDSSYYLRQDTHSLNLGPYELNCQAAWVTENDQMPEDFSFQLYPDDLDRLEWYIEDAMARVPLLGTQGVQRNINGPIPYAPDGLPMIGPMPGVPNAFEAHSFTFGIAQGGGAGKVLSEWIMHGHTEWDMWSVDPRRFTGYADASYSLGKALETYGHEYAMHFPHHEWPAERNRRLSPNHDRLVADGGQMGAYNGWERANWFARPGDDTSEEATLTWDRNGPWEPRIKAEVEAVRDGVGVIDLCGFSRFDLQGDGAAEFLRGLIAGGLPKVGRMNLIYFPDDRGRVLTEMSCIRHGDDSFTLMTAAVAQWHDFDMLSQKLPEGVNLTDRTEEVTSMLVTGPKSRDLLAGLSDADLSLGWLSHQNATVAGKPALLARVSFAGELGWEVHADPAEAAHIYDAIRDAGAVPFGMYALNSMRIEKGYLTWKGDLSSDYSLLETGLDRFVRLDKPQDFPGKAALQAEAKKGPSRRLCTLIAQPGQQDAPYMAAVFADGKRAGEVLSAAYGYRVDAAIVMAMLDVNAATPGTEVEIEVYGQRVTATVQETACLWDADNSRIRA